From a region of the Stenotrophomonas sp. BIO128-Bstrain genome:
- a CDS encoding DUF2782 domain-containing protein gives MKILLLAGLLALAGCATGGGGRPPVDVTGADVVKTVQDNGDTIEEYRVGGQLRMVKVTPSRGAPFYMYDQNGDGRMDSDKDGVSPVYWKLYSW, from the coding sequence ATGAAGATTCTGTTGCTCGCAGGCCTGCTCGCGCTGGCCGGCTGTGCCACCGGTGGCGGCGGCAGGCCCCCGGTCGATGTCACCGGTGCCGACGTGGTCAAGACGGTCCAGGACAACGGCGACACCATCGAGGAATACCGGGTGGGTGGCCAGCTGCGGATGGTCAAGGTGACCCCGTCGCGCGGTGCCCCGTTCTACATGTATGACCAGAACGGCGATGGCCGCATGGACAGTGACAAGGACGGCGTCTCGCCGGTCTACTGGAAGCTCTACAGCTGGTGA
- the hemF gene encoding oxygen-dependent coproporphyrinogen oxidase, which translates to MNDFDRVRAYLTDLQDRICAAIETADGQARFAEDLWQRAEGGGGRTRILRDGAVFEQAGIGFSDVAGTRLPPSASANRPELAGASWRATGVSLVFHPANPYLPTTHANVRYFRAERDGVAVASWFGGGFDLTPFYPIDEDVRHWHQVAHDLCAPFGEERYAAHKRWCDEYFFLRHRNETRGVGGLFFDDLHGDFERDFAYLRAVGDGFMDAYLPLVERRKDTPYGEREREFQLYRRGRYVEFNLVYDRGTLFGLQSGGRSESILMSLPPRVRWEYGFQPEAGSDEARLADYLVPRDWV; encoded by the coding sequence ATGAACGACTTCGACCGCGTCCGCGCGTATCTGACCGACCTGCAGGACCGCATCTGTGCGGCGATCGAAACCGCCGACGGCCAGGCCCGCTTTGCCGAAGATCTCTGGCAGCGTGCGGAGGGTGGCGGTGGCCGTACCCGCATCCTGCGCGATGGCGCCGTGTTCGAGCAGGCCGGGATCGGGTTCTCCGATGTGGCCGGTACCCGCCTGCCGCCATCGGCCTCGGCGAACCGGCCGGAGCTGGCCGGCGCGTCATGGCGCGCGACCGGCGTCTCGCTGGTGTTCCATCCGGCCAATCCCTATTTGCCGACCACGCACGCCAACGTGCGCTACTTCCGCGCCGAGCGCGATGGCGTGGCGGTGGCGTCCTGGTTCGGCGGGGGCTTCGATCTCACCCCGTTCTACCCGATCGACGAAGACGTGCGGCACTGGCACCAGGTTGCGCATGATCTGTGCGCGCCCTTCGGCGAAGAGCGCTATGCGGCGCACAAGCGCTGGTGCGATGAGTATTTCTTCCTGCGCCACCGCAACGAGACGCGGGGCGTAGGCGGATTGTTCTTCGACGACCTGCATGGCGACTTCGAGCGCGATTTTGCGTATCTGCGCGCGGTCGGCGATGGCTTCATGGACGCCTATCTGCCGCTGGTCGAGCGCCGCAAGGACACGCCGTATGGCGAGCGCGAGCGCGAATTCCAGCTGTACCGGCGCGGCCGCTATGTCGAGTTCAACCTGGTCTACGACCGCGGCACCCTGTTCGGGCTGCAGAGCGGTGGGCGCAGCGAGAGCATCCTGATGAGCCTGCCCCCGCGCGTGCGCTGGGAGTATGGCTTCCAGCCGGAGGCCGGCAGCGACGAGGCGCGTTTGGCCGACTATCTCGTGCCGCGCGACTGGGTGTAA
- the polA gene encoding DNA polymerase I: MSRLVLIDGSSYLYRAFHALPPLTNAHGEPTGALFGVVNMLRATLKERPEFVAFVVDAPGKTFRDDLYADYKANRPPMPDDLRPQIEPMCRIVEALGLSILRIPGVEADDVIGTLALQGHRDGLQVTISTGDKDFAQLVRPGIELVNTMTGSRMDSDAAVMEKFGVRADQIVDLLALMGDAVDNVPGVEKCGPKTAAKWLAEYQHLDGVIAAAPTMKGKIGENLRAALERLPLNRELVTIRTDVPLEVTPQTLPLREPDVPSLSELYLRYGFTQALKELGGPVPAPAAASDAPVSLRGTAAGYARGTAEEAVVPVDPALSAPGEYEMVLTTEQLDAWVQRLATAELISFDTETDALDAMRANLVGISLAVEPGRAAYIPVGHDYPGAPAQLPREQVLAALRPALEDPTRKKLGQHGKYDLHVLRRHGVNLQGYHDDTMLESFVLNSTATRHDMDSLAMRYLGYTTIKFEEVAGKGAKQISFSQVGLDEACRYAAEDADVTLRLHHALQPQLQATPSLDGVYRDIEMPLVPVLARIEANGVHIDMAELRRQSQDLGSRMLAAQQKATELAGRTFNLDSPKQLQAVLFDELQLPALVKTPKGQPSTNEEALEAIAEQHELPRVILEYRGLAKLRSTYTDKLPEMINQDTGRVHTSYHQSGAATGRLSSSDPNLQNIPIRTEDGRRIRRAFVAPPGRKILACDYSQIELRIMAHLSEDPGLVRAFEQGVDVHRATAAEVFSRSLEEVTSNERRAAKAINFGLMYGMSAFGLARNLGIDRGQAQDYVALYFSRYPGVRDFMERMRQQARDQGYVETLFGRRLYLNDINARNQGLRAGAERAAINAPMQGTAADIIKRAMVKVDSWLQDHSDQAKMILQVHDELVFETESSFLDTLRLKVVELMSSAAELRVPLVVDAGVGDNWDEAH, from the coding sequence ATGAGCCGATTAGTCCTGATTGACGGGTCCAGTTACCTGTATCGCGCGTTCCACGCGCTTCCGCCGCTGACCAACGCACACGGTGAACCCACCGGCGCATTGTTCGGTGTGGTCAACATGCTGCGCGCCACCCTGAAGGAGCGCCCCGAGTTCGTCGCTTTCGTGGTCGATGCGCCGGGCAAGACCTTCCGTGACGACCTGTACGCCGACTACAAGGCCAACCGCCCGCCGATGCCCGACGACCTGCGCCCGCAGATCGAGCCGATGTGCCGCATCGTCGAAGCGCTGGGCCTGAGCATCCTGCGCATCCCCGGCGTGGAAGCCGATGATGTGATCGGCACGCTGGCCCTGCAGGGCCACCGCGATGGCCTGCAGGTCACCATTTCCACCGGTGACAAGGACTTCGCCCAGTTGGTCCGCCCGGGCATCGAGCTGGTCAACACCATGACCGGCAGCCGCATGGATTCGGACGCGGCGGTGATGGAGAAGTTCGGCGTGCGTGCCGACCAGATCGTCGACCTGCTGGCGCTGATGGGCGACGCGGTGGACAACGTGCCGGGTGTGGAAAAGTGCGGCCCCAAGACCGCTGCCAAGTGGCTGGCCGAGTACCAGCACCTGGACGGCGTGATCGCCGCGGCCCCGACCATGAAGGGCAAGATCGGCGAAAACCTGCGCGCGGCGCTGGAGCGCCTGCCGCTCAACCGCGAGCTGGTCACGATCCGCACCGACGTGCCGCTGGAGGTGACGCCGCAGACGCTGCCGCTGCGCGAGCCGGATGTGCCCTCGCTGAGCGAGCTGTACCTGCGCTACGGTTTCACCCAGGCCCTCAAGGAGCTGGGCGGCCCGGTGCCGGCCCCCGCTGCCGCCAGCGATGCCCCGGTCAGCCTGCGCGGCACCGCGGCCGGCTACGCCCGCGGCACGGCGGAGGAGGCGGTGGTGCCGGTCGACCCGGCGCTCTCCGCCCCCGGTGAGTACGAGATGGTGCTGACCACTGAGCAGCTCGACGCCTGGGTGCAGCGCCTGGCCACGGCCGAGCTGATCTCCTTCGATACCGAGACCGACGCGCTGGACGCCATGCGCGCCAACCTGGTCGGCATCAGCCTGGCGGTCGAGCCGGGCCGGGCGGCCTACATCCCGGTCGGCCATGACTACCCGGGTGCGCCGGCCCAGCTGCCGCGCGAGCAGGTGCTGGCAGCGCTGCGCCCTGCCCTGGAAGACCCCACCAGGAAGAAGCTTGGCCAGCACGGCAAGTACGACCTGCACGTGCTGCGCCGCCACGGCGTGAACCTGCAGGGGTACCACGACGACACCATGCTGGAGAGCTTCGTGCTCAATTCCACCGCCACGCGCCATGACATGGACTCGCTGGCGATGCGCTACCTGGGCTACACCACGATCAAGTTCGAGGAGGTGGCCGGCAAGGGCGCCAAGCAGATCTCGTTCTCGCAGGTGGGCCTGGACGAAGCGTGCCGTTACGCTGCTGAAGATGCCGACGTGACCCTGCGCCTGCACCACGCGCTGCAGCCACAACTGCAGGCCACGCCCTCGCTGGACGGCGTCTACCGCGACATCGAGATGCCGCTGGTGCCGGTGCTGGCGCGGATCGAAGCCAATGGCGTGCACATCGACATGGCCGAGCTGCGCCGGCAGAGCCAGGACCTGGGCTCGCGCATGCTGGCCGCCCAGCAGAAGGCCACCGAGCTGGCCGGGCGCACCTTCAACCTGGATTCGCCCAAGCAGCTGCAGGCCGTGCTGTTCGACGAACTGCAGTTGCCGGCACTGGTGAAGACGCCCAAGGGCCAGCCCAGCACCAACGAAGAGGCGCTGGAGGCGATCGCCGAGCAGCATGAACTGCCGCGGGTGATCCTGGAGTACCGCGGGCTGGCCAAGCTGCGCAGCACCTATACCGACAAGCTGCCGGAGATGATCAACCAGGACACCGGGCGGGTACACACCAGCTACCACCAGTCCGGCGCCGCCACCGGCCGGCTGTCCTCGTCCGACCCGAACCTGCAGAACATCCCGATCCGCACCGAGGACGGCCGCCGCATCCGCCGCGCCTTCGTCGCCCCGCCGGGCCGCAAGATCCTGGCCTGCGATTACTCGCAGATCGAACTGCGGATCATGGCCCACCTCTCCGAAGACCCCGGCCTGGTGCGGGCCTTCGAGCAGGGCGTGGACGTGCACCGTGCGACCGCGGCCGAAGTCTTCAGCCGCAGCCTGGAAGAGGTCACCTCCAACGAACGCCGGGCCGCCAAGGCGATCAACTTCGGCCTGATGTACGGCATGAGTGCGTTCGGGCTGGCCCGCAACCTGGGCATCGACCGCGGCCAGGCCCAGGATTACGTGGCGCTGTACTTCAGCCGCTACCCGGGCGTGCGTGATTTCATGGAACGGATGCGCCAGCAGGCCCGTGACCAGGGCTACGTGGAGACCCTGTTCGGCCGTCGGCTGTACCTGAACGACATCAACGCCCGCAACCAGGGCCTGCGCGCCGGGGCGGAACGCGCCGCCATCAATGCCCCCATGCAGGGCACGGCGGCCGACATCATCAAGCGCGCCATGGTGAAGGTGGACAGCTGGCTCCAGGACCACAGCGACCAGGCCAAGATGATTCTGCAGGTACACGATGAACTGGTCTTTGAAACCGAAAGCAGTTTCCTCGACACCTTGCGTTTGAAAGTCGTTGAATTGATGTCGTCAGCGGCCGAACTTCGGGTACCGCTGGTGGTGGATGCCGGCGTCGGTGATAACTGGGATGAGGCACATTGA
- a CDS encoding YetF domain-containing protein → MSDLFALAMPWWEFILRAVVVYVVVLGMVRLSGKRALGQITPFDVLLIVLLGNAVQNALLGQDTSLGGGLLLAATLISINYGVGWLSTRSRRVETLVEGEPILIARDGKVLDSVLKRELVTPADLDAAMRQQGCLSIDDVALAVLEINGHITIVPKKA, encoded by the coding sequence ATGAGCGACCTGTTTGCATTGGCCATGCCGTGGTGGGAATTCATCCTGCGCGCGGTGGTGGTGTACGTGGTGGTCCTGGGCATGGTCCGGCTGTCCGGCAAGCGCGCGCTGGGCCAGATCACCCCGTTCGACGTGCTGCTGATCGTGTTGCTCGGCAACGCGGTGCAGAACGCCCTGCTGGGCCAGGACACCTCCCTGGGCGGCGGTCTGCTGCTGGCGGCGACGCTGATCTCGATCAACTACGGCGTGGGCTGGCTCAGCACGCGCAGCCGACGGGTGGAAACCCTGGTTGAAGGCGAGCCGATCCTGATTGCCCGCGACGGCAAGGTGCTCGATTCCGTGCTCAAGCGCGAACTGGTCACCCCGGCCGATCTGGACGCGGCGATGCGCCAGCAGGGCTGCCTGTCCATCGACGATGTCGCCCTGGCCGTGCTGGAGATCAACGGCCACATCACGATCGTGCCGAAGAAGGCGTAG